The following proteins are co-located in the Flammeovirga kamogawensis genome:
- a CDS encoding nucleoside permease: MSLKLRLTIMNFLQFFIWGAWLITIGSYWFQNKGWSGTEFGAIFSTMGIASIFMPAITGIIADRYINAERLLGIFHILGAGILFYIPEVQTPHMFFVVMLINMIFYMPTISLSITVAYSALKKEGLDIVKVYPPIRVWGTIGFIAAMWVVSLLGFEKSAMQFYVSAIASLCLGIYSFSLPKCDVNKQPKDQSLASALGLDAFKLFKERKMALFFIFSMLLGAALQLTNAYGDTFLHDFAKIDEYKDLLSVKYPAIIMSISQVSETLFILAIPFFLKKFGIKKVMLISMFAWVVRFGLFAVGNPAEGLPWIIISCIVYGMAFDFFNISGSLYVESQCDEKIRASGQGLFMMMTNGFGAVLGSSISGWMIDAFFTIDGHIQWPSVWTSFAIYSLIVALFFAVLFKHKHNPNDIKSFSH; the protein is encoded by the coding sequence ATGAGCTTAAAACTGCGTTTAACAATAATGAACTTTTTACAGTTCTTTATATGGGGAGCATGGTTAATTACCATTGGTAGCTACTGGTTTCAAAACAAAGGCTGGTCAGGTACTGAGTTTGGTGCTATCTTTTCTACAATGGGAATTGCATCTATTTTCATGCCTGCTATAACGGGTATTATTGCGGATAGATATATCAATGCAGAAAGATTACTAGGAATTTTCCATATTCTCGGTGCAGGGATACTTTTTTACATCCCAGAAGTTCAAACACCGCATATGTTTTTTGTGGTCATGCTAATCAATATGATTTTCTACATGCCCACAATATCACTTTCAATTACTGTTGCCTACTCAGCATTAAAAAAAGAAGGTTTAGATATTGTAAAAGTATACCCTCCTATTAGAGTTTGGGGTACAATTGGTTTTATTGCTGCAATGTGGGTTGTTAGTTTACTAGGCTTTGAGAAATCTGCAATGCAGTTTTATGTTTCAGCAATCGCATCTTTATGCCTTGGTATTTATTCTTTCTCATTACCTAAATGTGATGTAAATAAACAACCAAAAGATCAATCTTTAGCAAGTGCACTTGGTTTAGACGCATTTAAGTTATTCAAGGAAAGAAAAATGGCTTTATTTTTCATTTTCTCTATGCTTTTAGGAGCTGCATTACAATTAACGAATGCATATGGAGATACATTCCTTCATGATTTTGCTAAAATAGATGAATATAAAGATTTACTTTCTGTAAAATATCCAGCAATTATAATGTCTATTTCTCAGGTTTCTGAGACATTATTTATCCTTGCAATCCCTTTCTTTTTAAAGAAGTTTGGCATCAAGAAAGTAATGCTAATAAGTATGTTTGCTTGGGTTGTACGCTTTGGATTATTTGCTGTAGGCAACCCTGCAGAGGGCTTACCATGGATAATCATTTCTTGTATCGTATATGGAATGGCCTTTGATTTCTTCAACATTTCTGGTTCACTTTATGTAGAGTCTCAATGTGATGAAAAAATTAGAGCTTCTGGTCAAGGATTATTTATGATGATGACGAATGGTTTTGGAGCTGTATTAGGTAGTTCGATCAGTGGATGGATGATTGATGCTTTTTTCACAATAGATGGACATATTCAATGGCCTAGTGTATGGACAAGTTTTGCTATTTATTCATTAATAGTTGCCTTATTCTTTGCTGTACTATTTAAGCACAAACACAATCCAAACGACATCAAAAGCTTTAGTCATTAA
- a CDS encoding DUF5723 family protein, with protein sequence MNFNAKQFIYITLLWMLIISGLTANAQQETMLYFMKDMPQSSQLNPAHRSVYKTSVILPSAYVNAESTTFYYNSIFSDDDEYGSNVDLEKLFENLKNNNVLETSAYLDIFGLYITSDKVSVSLFIREKLSALSSINEDVGELFSKGTAHQDNLNKTFNVAPTINLSHYREYGIGFNYNIKDQWTFGLNVKYLSGIMNIQATDATIEITTEDAVNYPLHIKVDGPVRTAGLTNVLDREGNFSTANLGDYLAGGAGNGYAIDVGLTYQYSDKLLFEFAATNIGQIFWSNGRRNYKIGAEDYNSYTITGASPQQIINQEVDNTQYDSLVALFDYQLTEDGNLDSYTTYLPTYVNLASSYDFGHKFIVGATLGFSYYDNYFNPRVSVSMNKRFADFLGLGLNYTADKSGISRLGAAVSVGFPGIKVYAISDDIVYNISNWKNSQSLGIRVGVNLNFGYVKKNYINKKQTRASQIMDPD encoded by the coding sequence ATGAATTTTAACGCAAAACAATTTATATATATTACTCTTTTATGGATGCTTATTATTTCTGGTTTGACAGCAAATGCCCAACAAGAAACAATGCTCTATTTTATGAAAGATATGCCGCAATCTTCGCAGCTAAATCCTGCACATAGAAGTGTTTACAAAACATCTGTAATATTACCATCTGCGTATGTTAATGCAGAGTCTACTACTTTTTATTACAATAGTATTTTTTCTGATGACGATGAATATGGAAGTAATGTAGACCTTGAGAAACTCTTTGAAAATTTAAAAAATAATAATGTATTAGAAACTAGTGCATATTTAGATATTTTTGGCTTATATATTACTTCCGACAAGGTTAGTGTCAGCCTGTTTATAAGAGAAAAACTTTCTGCATTATCATCAATAAATGAAGATGTTGGAGAATTATTTTCTAAAGGAACTGCCCATCAAGATAATCTTAACAAAACATTCAATGTTGCTCCTACTATCAATCTTTCTCATTACAGAGAATACGGAATTGGTTTTAATTACAATATAAAAGATCAATGGACCTTTGGATTGAATGTAAAATACTTGAGTGGTATAATGAATATCCAAGCTACTGATGCTACTATTGAAATAACTACAGAAGATGCAGTCAATTATCCTTTACATATAAAAGTAGATGGTCCTGTAAGAACAGCTGGCCTAACTAATGTATTAGACCGCGAAGGCAACTTTTCTACAGCTAATTTAGGTGACTATCTTGCTGGAGGTGCTGGAAATGGATATGCAATAGATGTTGGGCTTACCTATCAATATTCTGATAAATTATTATTTGAGTTTGCTGCTACTAATATTGGTCAAATATTTTGGTCTAATGGTAGACGCAACTACAAAATTGGAGCTGAAGATTACAATTCTTATACTATTACAGGGGCTTCACCACAACAAATAATAAATCAAGAAGTAGACAATACACAATACGACTCTCTAGTTGCACTATTCGACTATCAATTAACTGAAGATGGGAATTTAGACAGTTACACAACTTATCTACCAACTTATGTTAATCTTGCTTCTAGTTATGACTTTGGACATAAATTTATTGTTGGAGCAACGTTAGGCTTTAGTTATTACGATAATTATTTTAACCCTAGAGTTTCAGTAAGCATGAATAAACGGTTTGCTGATTTTCTTGGTCTTGGCTTAAATTATACAGCTGATAAAAGCGGAATTTCTAGATTAGGTGCAGCGGTATCTGTTGGTTTTCCTGGTATAAAAGTTTATGCCATTTCAGATGATATTGTTTATAATATTTCGAATTGGAAAAACTCTCAATCACTTGGAATAAGAGTTGGGGTAAACCTTAATTTTGGTTACGTGAAAAAGAACTACATCAATAAAAAACAAACAAGAGCTAGTCAGATAATGGACCCCGATTGA
- a CDS encoding IS1/IS1595 family N-terminal zinc-binding domain-containing protein produces the protein MNEIACPKCDSHLYTKSGFVKGRQRFKCKSCNYNFSVAKKGREVDRKFVIKALQLYLEGVSYREIERILGISHVSVMNWVKRYNIPRLESDAYAPTYKLMNHSELLTFIINRENLEQGTSMITDLGDKYMLITWQMKK, from the coding sequence ATGAACGAGATAGCTTGCCCTAAGTGTGATAGCCATTTATATACTAAAAGTGGTTTTGTAAAAGGGAGACAAAGATTTAAATGTAAAAGCTGTAATTATAATTTTTCTGTTGCTAAAAAGGGAAGAGAAGTGGATAGGAAATTTGTAATTAAAGCTTTGCAGCTTTATTTAGAAGGGGTTAGTTATAGAGAGATTGAACGTATTTTAGGAATAAGTCATGTCTCTGTAATGAACTGGGTGAAAAGATATAATATACCCCGATTGGAATCTGATGCGTATGCACCTACATATAAATTAATGAATCATAGTGAGCTTTTAACATTTATAATTAATAGAGAGAATTTAGAACAAGGAACTTCTATGATCACAGATTTAGGAGATAAGTACATGTTAATAACATGGCAAATGAAAAAATGA
- the acs gene encoding acetate--CoA ligase, producing the protein MISRINNLEDYAVAYRRSVSEPERFWSEVAEQFVWRKKWDKTVEYDFDNYNVQWYRNGKLNITENCLDRHLLSKGDKTAIHWVANDPHEKDRIFSYKELHEQVSLFANVLKRNGVGKGDRVCLYMPMVPELAIAVLACARIGAIHSVIFGGFSAQALADRINDAGAKILITADQGPRGKKVVELKAIADEALFKCENVERVIVYQRTGADVKMDAERDVYWHDEIKSVPNVCEPEVMDSEDPLFILYTSGSTGKPKGVVHSTGGYMVYTWYSFRNVFQYQENDVYWCTADIGWITGHSYIVYGPLLEGATSVMFEGVPTFPDAGRFWRVVDRLKVNIFYTAPTAIRALMAQGLEYVELYKLDSLRVLGTVGEPINREAWEWYHQHIGKGRCPIVDTWWQTETGGIMISPIAGVIPTKPTYATLPLPGIQPVLVDPEGNEIEGKGVEGNLCVKYPWPSMLRTTWGDHERCKQTYFSTFKGLYFTGDGCRRDEDGYYRILGRVDDVMNVSGHRLGTAEVENAINMHSAVIESAVVGYPHDIKGQGIYAYVVCDSAELEVSTILELKEQILEVVIDKIGKIARPDKVQIVRGLPKTRSGKIMRRILRKIGEGQTDNFGDISTLLDPSIVEAIKEGAVKDNAINA; encoded by the coding sequence ATGATTAGCAGAATTAACAACCTAGAAGACTACGCTGTAGCCTATAGGAGAAGTGTAAGCGAGCCAGAAAGATTCTGGTCAGAAGTCGCAGAACAATTCGTTTGGAGAAAAAAATGGGACAAAACTGTTGAATATGATTTCGACAACTACAATGTTCAATGGTACAGAAATGGTAAATTAAACATTACCGAAAACTGCTTAGATCGTCATTTGCTTTCTAAGGGCGATAAGACAGCTATTCATTGGGTAGCTAATGATCCACACGAAAAAGATCGTATTTTCTCTTATAAAGAACTTCATGAGCAAGTGTCTTTATTTGCCAATGTTTTAAAAAGAAATGGAGTAGGTAAAGGTGATAGAGTTTGCCTTTATATGCCAATGGTTCCTGAGTTGGCAATTGCAGTTTTGGCATGTGCTAGAATAGGTGCAATTCATTCTGTGATATTTGGTGGTTTTTCAGCACAAGCTTTAGCAGATCGTATTAATGATGCAGGAGCAAAGATTTTAATTACAGCAGATCAAGGCCCAAGAGGTAAAAAGGTTGTTGAATTAAAAGCAATTGCAGATGAAGCATTATTTAAATGTGAAAATGTTGAGCGAGTAATTGTTTATCAAAGAACTGGTGCTGATGTTAAAATGGATGCAGAACGTGATGTTTATTGGCATGACGAAATTAAATCTGTACCAAATGTATGTGAGCCAGAAGTAATGGACTCAGAAGATCCTTTATTTATTCTGTACACATCAGGGTCAACAGGAAAGCCAAAAGGTGTTGTACATTCTACTGGAGGGTATATGGTATATACTTGGTACTCTTTTAGAAATGTATTCCAATACCAAGAAAACGATGTGTATTGGTGTACAGCTGATATTGGTTGGATTACTGGGCATTCGTATATTGTTTATGGTCCATTATTAGAAGGAGCAACATCTGTAATGTTTGAGGGAGTTCCTACTTTCCCAGATGCTGGTCGTTTCTGGAGAGTTGTGGATAGATTGAAAGTTAATATTTTCTATACTGCTCCAACCGCAATTAGAGCTTTAATGGCACAAGGGCTGGAATATGTAGAACTTTATAAACTAGATAGTTTAAGAGTTTTAGGTACTGTAGGTGAGCCTATTAATAGAGAAGCTTGGGAGTGGTATCATCAACATATTGGAAAAGGACGATGCCCAATTGTAGATACATGGTGGCAAACAGAAACGGGTGGTATTATGATTTCTCCAATAGCTGGAGTAATTCCAACAAAGCCAACTTATGCTACTTTACCATTACCAGGTATTCAACCAGTTTTGGTAGATCCAGAAGGTAATGAAATTGAAGGTAAAGGAGTTGAAGGGAATTTATGTGTGAAATACCCATGGCCATCTATGTTAAGAACTACATGGGGTGATCATGAAAGATGTAAGCAAACATATTTCTCCACTTTTAAAGGGTTATATTTTACAGGTGATGGCTGTCGTCGTGATGAAGATGGTTATTATAGAATTCTTGGTCGTGTAGATGATGTAATGAACGTGTCTGGACATAGATTAGGAACTGCAGAAGTTGAAAATGCAATTAACATGCATAGTGCTGTTATTGAATCTGCTGTTGTTGGGTATCCTCACGATATTAAAGGACAAGGTATCTATGCCTACGTTGTCTGTGATTCTGCAGAATTAGAAGTAAGCACAATATTAGAATTGAAAGAACAGATTTTAGAAGTAGTAATTGATAAAATCGGTAAGATTGCTCGTCCTGATAAAGTTCAAATTGTACGTGGTCTTCCTAAAACAAGATCAGGTAAAATTATGAGAAGAATTTTAAGGAAAATAGGAGAAGGTCAAACGGATAATTTCGGAGATATTTCTACTTTATTAGATCCTTCTATTGTGGAAGCAATAAAAGAAGGTGCTGTAAAAGATAATGCAATTAATGCATAA
- a CDS encoding YraN family protein: protein MKSINTTAQKQFGTNGENIAVNYLIDKGYTILKRNYKYSYNEIDIICKKGRFLVFVEVKTRSSNDFGFPENHVSKKQINNITNAAIHYMDTYNTSNYLVRYDIISITYTTHAIDIKHIEDAFY from the coding sequence ATGAAATCAATTAACACAACTGCTCAAAAACAATTTGGAACAAACGGTGAAAATATTGCCGTAAACTATCTAATTGATAAAGGGTACACCATTTTAAAAAGAAATTACAAATACAGTTATAACGAAATTGACATTATTTGTAAAAAAGGTCGATTTTTAGTGTTTGTTGAAGTAAAAACTAGATCTTCAAATGACTTTGGATTCCCTGAGAATCATGTTTCCAAAAAACAAATAAATAATATAACAAATGCGGCCATCCATTACATGGATACCTATAACACCTCCAATTACTTAGTCCGATATGATATCATCAGTATTACATACACAACCCATGCAATTGATATAAAACATATTGAAGACGCCTTTTATTAA
- a CDS encoding transporter substrate-binding domain-containing protein, with the protein MKLYLLLLFTFSPILLFSQNSGTERRTILENHILRVGVREDPPFVIKGIDGTFYGLSIDLWHMVAEDLHLVYEFVEYEHMPGLILGLSRKQIDISANPMPVSSTRIRQLDVTYPFMTTSLGVVVLKDKQDQLTIFFSNLFSVGFMKLFFTLIIIVFLFGTLVWWVEKKYNAKDFRDGIEGIMDGIWWSTVTITTVGYGDKTPKTTIGRVISMVWMFVAISLISSFTATITSTLTLNQLEAKIKSVSDLRKMKGNIGVTAHSGAESYLLKHQINPSTFSNPEDGLLALESGKIIAFVHDKPIMRYIIKERSGEDLFEISQANFKQNYYSLFMPRNSKLYKKINSEIVDNIDKDSWHRLLKKYNMDEIN; encoded by the coding sequence ATGAAACTATACTTATTGCTACTCTTCACTTTTTCTCCAATTTTATTATTCTCTCAAAATTCTGGTACTGAAAGAAGAACAATACTAGAAAATCATATTTTAAGAGTGGGTGTAAGAGAGGACCCTCCTTTTGTTATTAAAGGGATTGATGGTACTTTTTATGGCTTAAGTATAGATTTATGGCACATGGTTGCTGAAGATTTACATTTAGTATATGAGTTTGTTGAGTATGAACATATGCCTGGTTTAATTTTAGGCTTATCAAGAAAACAAATTGATATATCTGCTAATCCAATGCCTGTAAGTAGTACAAGAATTAGACAGCTTGATGTTACTTATCCGTTTATGACAACATCACTTGGTGTAGTGGTTTTAAAAGACAAACAAGACCAACTTACCATATTTTTCTCAAACCTCTTTTCAGTAGGTTTCATGAAACTCTTTTTCACTTTAATAATTATCGTATTTCTTTTTGGCACTCTAGTTTGGTGGGTTGAAAAAAAGTACAATGCCAAAGATTTTAGAGATGGAATTGAAGGTATTATGGATGGTATTTGGTGGTCTACTGTTACTATCACAACTGTTGGTTATGGTGATAAAACACCAAAAACTACTATTGGTAGAGTCATTTCTATGGTTTGGATGTTTGTAGCTATTAGCTTAATATCTAGCTTTACAGCAACTATTACATCTACTTTAACTTTAAATCAATTAGAAGCAAAAATAAAATCTGTTAGTGATTTAAGAAAAATGAAGGGTAATATCGGAGTTACAGCACACTCTGGAGCTGAAAGTTATCTTTTAAAACACCAAATAAATCCATCAACATTTTCTAACCCTGAAGACGGTTTATTAGCTTTAGAAAGTGGTAAAATAATTGCATTTGTTCATGACAAACCAATAATGCGTTATATAATTAAAGAACGAAGTGGAGAAGATTTATTTGAAATCTCTCAAGCTAATTTTAAACAAAACTACTATTCTTTATTTATGCCAAGAAATAGTAAATTATACAAAAAGATTAATTCAGAAATAGTTGACAACATAGACAAGGATTCATGGCATAGACTGCTAAAAAAATACAATATGGATGAAATCAATTAA
- a CDS encoding 2-oxoglutarate dehydrogenase E1 component, with protein sequence MDKYSYIANAHGDYIEQMYEAFKQDPDSIDESWKRFFEGFEFSLEKFGENPELDAKTNSNGTSKPVAGGISEEMLQKEVAVRQLINAFRSRAHLLSDTNPVRKRKDRHARLELEDFGLSNADLSTTFSAGSYLGMGSATLKDILARLKQVYFGHIGFEFMSIREPEVLSWIQNKIENEYPAHDFSPEDKKRILGKLNEAVVFENFLHTKFVGQKRFSLEGGESSIVALDTAIFTGAELGVEEVVIGMAHRGRLNVLTNVMGKTYEEVFNEFEGQAVPDETMGDGDVKYHLGFSSQIETHNGKKVRLDLSPNPSHLEAVDPVVLGVVRAKVDSIYDNDSKRILPILIHGDAAIAGQGIVYETVQMSNLDGYGVGGTIHFVINNQVGFTTDFDDARSSIYCTDVSQLIESPVLHVNGDHPEEVAYAMKLAVEFRQRYNRDIFVDMVCYRRHGHNEADEPKFTQPKLYNIIAKHQNPREIFFKKLVEKGEFDAQLAKQMDKEFRRLLQDRLNEVRQHPLPYRPQELEIQWKQLKRGKEADFDESPDTSISKTTIEAVGHALTTVPEGFKPLKQIDKLITERKEMFFDKKVFNWAAAELLAYGSILLDGKIVRLSGQDVQRGTFSHRHAVLNDAETNEKYNSLQHISKLQGHFYIYNSLLSEYGVLGFEYGYAMANPSALTIWEAQFGDFSNGAQTMIDQFITSGESKWGRSNGLIMLLPHGYEGQGPEHSNARPERYLQLAAQYNIVVGNFTTPANFFHAIRRQLTWDFRKPLIVMTPKSMLRHPKCISAEEDFTKGKFEEVYDDVLVKDPKKVEKVLMCTGKIYYDLLERKEKENRDDVAIVRVEQIHPFPEKKVNKILKRYSNRKSLKWVQEEPVNMGYWTFIMRAFRNEEELIKMKLVSRKPSASPATGFPKVHKTELERIVSVAFDKEDL encoded by the coding sequence ATGGACAAATATTCCTACATCGCAAACGCTCATGGCGACTACATTGAACAAATGTACGAGGCATTCAAGCAAGATCCAGATTCAATTGATGAATCATGGAAACGATTTTTTGAGGGGTTTGAATTTTCTTTAGAAAAATTCGGAGAGAACCCTGAGTTAGATGCTAAAACAAACTCAAACGGAACAAGCAAACCTGTAGCTGGTGGCATTTCTGAAGAAATGTTACAAAAAGAAGTTGCAGTAAGACAACTGATCAATGCATTTAGATCAAGAGCTCACTTATTATCTGATACGAACCCTGTTCGTAAACGTAAAGATAGACATGCTCGTCTAGAATTAGAAGACTTCGGTTTATCTAACGCAGATCTTTCAACAACTTTCTCAGCAGGTTCTTATTTAGGAATGGGATCTGCAACGCTAAAAGACATTCTAGCAAGATTAAAGCAAGTTTATTTCGGTCATATCGGTTTTGAATTTATGTCAATCCGTGAACCAGAAGTGTTATCTTGGATTCAGAATAAAATCGAAAATGAGTATCCTGCTCATGATTTTTCTCCTGAAGATAAAAAGAGAATACTTGGTAAACTGAATGAAGCTGTAGTATTTGAAAACTTCTTGCATACAAAATTTGTAGGCCAGAAGAGATTCTCATTAGAAGGTGGTGAATCTTCTATTGTAGCATTAGATACTGCAATTTTCACAGGTGCTGAATTAGGAGTTGAAGAAGTAGTAATAGGTATGGCACACCGTGGTCGTCTAAATGTATTGACGAACGTGATGGGTAAAACTTATGAAGAAGTTTTCAACGAATTTGAAGGTCAAGCAGTTCCTGATGAAACGATGGGAGATGGTGATGTTAAATATCACTTAGGATTCTCATCTCAAATAGAAACTCATAATGGTAAGAAAGTACGTCTTGATTTATCACCTAACCCTTCTCACTTAGAAGCAGTTGATCCTGTAGTTTTAGGTGTAGTTAGAGCAAAGGTAGATTCTATCTATGATAATGACTCTAAGCGTATACTTCCAATCTTAATACATGGTGATGCGGCAATCGCTGGTCAAGGTATTGTTTATGAAACAGTACAAATGTCTAACTTAGATGGTTACGGAGTAGGTGGTACTATCCACTTTGTAATTAACAACCAAGTTGGATTTACTACAGACTTTGATGATGCTCGTTCTTCTATTTACTGTACAGACGTATCTCAATTAATTGAGTCGCCTGTGTTGCATGTAAACGGAGATCACCCAGAAGAAGTAGCTTATGCTATGAAATTGGCTGTTGAATTTAGACAACGTTACAACAGAGATATCTTTGTAGATATGGTATGTTACCGTCGTCATGGTCATAACGAAGCAGATGAGCCAAAATTCACGCAGCCAAAGTTATATAACATCATTGCGAAGCATCAAAACCCTCGTGAAATTTTCTTCAAGAAATTAGTTGAAAAAGGAGAGTTTGATGCCCAACTTGCTAAACAAATGGATAAAGAGTTCCGTCGTTTATTGCAAGATCGTTTAAATGAAGTTAGACAACATCCGCTTCCATATAGACCTCAAGAATTAGAGATCCAATGGAAACAATTAAAACGTGGTAAAGAAGCAGATTTTGATGAATCTCCAGATACGTCAATCTCTAAGACTACTATAGAAGCAGTCGGACATGCTTTAACAACTGTACCAGAAGGTTTTAAACCTCTTAAACAAATTGACAAGTTAATTACTGAGCGTAAAGAAATGTTCTTCGATAAGAAGGTATTTAATTGGGCTGCAGCAGAATTATTAGCTTATGGTTCAATTTTGTTAGACGGTAAAATTGTTCGTTTATCTGGGCAGGATGTTCAACGTGGTACTTTCTCACATAGACATGCAGTCTTAAATGATGCAGAGACTAACGAGAAATACAACAGTTTACAACATATAAGTAAGCTTCAAGGACATTTCTACATTTATAATTCATTATTGTCTGAATACGGTGTTTTAGGTTTTGAGTATGGCTATGCTATGGCAAACCCTAGTGCTTTAACAATTTGGGAAGCTCAATTCGGAGACTTCTCTAATGGTGCACAGACAATGATTGACCAGTTTATTACATCTGGTGAAAGTAAATGGGGGAGAAGTAACGGACTTATAATGTTACTTCCTCACGGTTATGAAGGTCAAGGACCAGAGCATTCGAATGCTCGTCCAGAAAGATACTTGCAATTGGCAGCTCAATACAATATTGTAGTGGGTAATTTCACAACTCCAGCTAACTTCTTCCATGCAATAAGAAGACAGTTGACTTGGGACTTTAGAAAGCCTTTAATTGTAATGACACCAAAATCAATGCTTCGTCACCCTAAGTGTATCTCTGCTGAAGAAGATTTCACAAAAGGTAAATTTGAAGAAGTATATGATGATGTACTTGTGAAAGATCCTAAGAAAGTTGAGAAAGTACTAATGTGTACTGGTAAAATTTATTACGATCTTTTAGAACGCAAGGAAAAGGAAAATAGAGACGATGTTGCTATTGTTAGGGTTGAACAAATCCATCCTTTCCCAGAGAAAAAAGTAAATAAAATTTTGAAAAGATATTCGAACCGTAAATCATTGAAATGGGTACAAGAAGAACCTGTTAATATGGGATACTGGACGTTTATCATGAGAGCATTCAGAAACGAAGAAGAGTTGATTAAGATGAAATTGGTTTCTCGTAAGCCAAGTGCTTCTCCTGCAACAGGTTTCCCTAAGGTTCACAAAACTGAATTGGAAAGAATCGTTTCTGTAGCATTCGATAAAGAGGACTTATAA
- a CDS encoding GNAT family N-acetyltransferase: MIIKEVTFNSPEHKLAVNLRSDVLRKPLGLEFSEEELSEEFDSYHLVAMNDADEVVACLVLKPISPQEIKMRQVAVRDDQRGKGLGSLMVQFSEIFAFDNGFESMTLHAREVAEKFYNKLDYEKVGDLFEEVGIPHYKFKKKLV; the protein is encoded by the coding sequence ATGATTATCAAAGAAGTAACCTTTAATTCACCTGAGCACAAATTGGCGGTTAATTTACGTAGCGACGTTTTACGTAAACCACTTGGCTTAGAATTTTCAGAAGAAGAATTGTCTGAAGAATTTGATAGCTATCATTTAGTAGCTATGAATGATGCAGACGAGGTTGTTGCTTGCCTAGTATTGAAACCAATTTCTCCTCAGGAAATTAAAATGAGACAAGTTGCCGTGAGGGATGATCAGAGAGGTAAAGGGTTAGGCTCTTTGATGGTTCAGTTTAGTGAAATTTTTGCATTTGATAATGGATTTGAATCAATGACATTACACGCAAGAGAAGTAGCTGAGAAATTCTACAACAAATTAGATTACGAAAAAGTAGGAGATTTGTTTGAAGAAGTAGGTATTCCTCATTATAAATTCAAAAAGAAATTAGTCTAG